The following proteins are co-located in the Xiphophorus hellerii strain 12219 chromosome 2, Xiphophorus_hellerii-4.1, whole genome shotgun sequence genome:
- the LOC116710489 gene encoding LOW QUALITY PROTEIN: mucin-2-like (The sequence of the model RefSeq protein was modified relative to this genomic sequence to represent the inferred CDS: deleted 1 base in 1 codon): MRWRSALWSFLVLSVATFSEVQTTLVSNHVSSICSTWGRHHFKTFDGDVYQFPGMCEYNLISNCHDSYQLFSVHIKKAEKDGNPTISYLAITINELLFHISKSWVTVNYEKVPLPYYKAGVQVKNNAAYIKFQSKVGFTVMWNGEDAVMVEIDADFANRTCGLCGDFNGVPVYNEFILYDRKISPIEFGNKYKAHHPNDECEDPYEEELLEDVAVSDSCKEFLTLCENMFLSESWSSCTKLINPEVYIQACVKDMCGCKNNTNDFCACSTLSEFSRQCSHAGGQPPNWRTTQFCAKECPYNMVYEESGSHCMDTCTHQDTSSLCEDHKMDGCFCPSGTVFDDISERGCIPQSECQCKHDEIYNTGEVYRQDQEECTCFEGMWDCITLETPATCAVEQGSYFTTFDGKTYTFHGDCYYTLAKVESKDGASPNFTLLAQLVPCAHQQFDTCLKSLKILLNNDRNSVLSFTSDGVVQQNMQTVTLPYQSGDIDIFHASSFHIMLQTRFGLQIQIQHVPLMQIYISLEQSLQIKDTCQCLCGNFNMILSDEMKTPQGIVEGTAATFSNSWKANLMCSDTEERLDDPCSLSLENEMYAKHWCALLMSPDSAFAQCRSVVDPEMFHKRCIYSTCSCEKSEACLCAVFSSYARACAEKGVFLTNWRENVCDTDTKSCPASQTFSYTHQRCQLTCRSLSSEQQSCTSDFLPVDGCSCAEGLYLNENGLCVPVEKCSCFYNDNYINPGTSINIRDEHCVCNNGILHCRSWRSRVSLCPYPKVFFNCSSATAGELGLKCAKACSNLESDECVFTECESGCRCPEGLLEDGKGNCVKEADCPCKHNGHIFAPGAVIPNLCNTCNCKSGKWQCTEKKCPASCIIYGSGHYNTFDQRPYGFQGECGYIAVANKCGNKTAENNFGVITENVPCGSSGTTCSKTVRIQLGRTEIKLMKGKYVEEDLGHGVLIQYRIRRVGLYLVVESKIGLAVIWDRKTAVRILLEPQHSGSVCGLCGNFDGNGLNDFTTQGQLVVSNPLEFANSWKVQSTCPDKEEIVDSCVAAPMRHQWAKMMCSIVTGETFKDCHSKVDPRPFYDNCVKDSCACDTGGDCECFCSAVAAYAQACNEAGVCVRWRTPDICPVFCDYYNNPDDCTWHYSPCHTPCYKTCLNPQGICNNPIPNLEGCYPVCPEDKPIFDEKNQTCVEECAYCLYNGTIYEDNDVIYNVTDNMGMCYYAICINTTVIQHKSTPEPSTTNKSSPYDNYRDNYNHKNYNCTSHYDNYRANNNHKNYNCTSHHNNSRASHNYNSHYDNTKASYNHNYNCPYDNCRANNNHKNYNCTSHYDNSRASHNYNSHYNNSKASYNHNYNSPYDNYRANNNHKNYNCTSHYNNSRASHNYNSHYDNSKASYNYNSPYDNYRASHNHNYNSPYNNYRVSHNQNYNSPYNNYRVSHNHNYNSHYDNFRASHNHNHNSPYNNYNCTSLYHNFCHNSMPSNNLANNHNYHSSYDNSRDNYNHNYHSPYNNYRDNYNHNYISPYNNYRVSHNHNYNSHYDNSKASHNHNYNSPYDNSRATNNHKNYNCTSHYDNSKASHNYNSHYDNSKASHNHNYNSPYNNSRDNYNHNYISPYNNYRVSHNHNHNYNSDYDNSKASHNHNYNSPYNNSRDNYNHNYNSPYDNYRANNNHKNYNCTSHYDNSKASHNYNSHYDNSKASHNHNYNSPYNNSRDNYNHNYISPYNNYRVSHNHNYNSDYDNSKASHNHNYNSPYNNSRDNYNHNYNSPYDNYRANNNHKNYNCTSHYDNSKASHNHNYNSPYNNSRDNYNHNYNSHYDNFRASHNHNYISPYNNYNCTSLYHNFCHNSMPSNNLANNHNYHSSYDNSRDNYNHNYHSPYNNYRDNYNHNYISPYNNYRVSHNHNYNSHYDNSKASHNHNYNSHYDNSKASHNHNYNSPYNNSRDNYNHNYNSPYDNSRATNNHKNYNCTSHYDNSKASHNYNSHYDNSKASHNHNYNSPYNNSRDNYNHNYISPYNNYRVSHNHNHNYNSDYDNSKASHNHNYNSPYNNSRDNYNHNYNSPYDNYRANNNHKNYNCTSHYDNSKASHNYNSHYDNSKASHNHNYNSPYNNSRDNYNHNYISPYNNYRVSHNHNHNYNSDYDNSKASHNHNYNSPYNNSRDNYNHNYNSPYDNYRANNNHKNYNCTSHYDNSKASHNHNYNSHYDNSRDNYNPTTSPYNNYRPPTTTTTTPPTTTPETTTTTTTTPPTTTLEPPTTTKITTAPPTTTTPKPPTTTTPTTTTPKPPTTTTTSPPTTTTEYPTTTTTTTTPTTTTPKPPTTTTPTTTTPKPPTTTTTTPPTTTPETTTTTTTSPPTTTTEYPTTTTTTPTTTTPKPPTTTTPTTTTPKPPTTTTTTPPTTTPTTTTPKDNYNHNYISPYNNYRVSHNHNYNSDYDNSKAFHNHNYNSPYDNSRDNYNKNNYRGITSTLPLNSTTTTATPLPLPLPHVIPKCDDWGVFQNETFFLCNCTMARCIENNTIEIIPYECPPLQNITCANEKKPVLAYDEYHCCQQYVCDCVCEGWGDPHYITFDGLYYSYQGNCTYVLMEEITPKYHLKIYVDNVFCDPTEDVSCPRSIIIAYGFQVVTLINHNLVGAPQLEVLKSGEKLKLPYAQQGIKIMSSGINLVYEIPVLNVVVTFGMTGFSVNLPYQYFGSNTEGHCGTCTNNQADDCKLPTGELLENCAVMADYWPANDIYQPNCPTPPVVPTQVPEPPLEPTPCKPESICDLLKSSVFAECHPLVSPDNFYRGCVYDSCHVSNPAVECTSLQTYAAACAQAGICIHWRNHTKICATDCPSDKVYKPCGPAEQPTCEDNADESATKFITEGCFCPDGMKLFNKESGICVEKCGCLDPEGIPREFDERFEYKCQDCICEESTKTVTCKPKTCPAPPTANCTDPGFVVVNQTNPADPCCYAYICQCDMNRCPGNSMNCPVGYKPVISVPEGKCCPEHTCEPKRVCVHKYVEYQPGSLVPVTACQDCTCSNEVDPKSGLFKIVCVFQQCNETCEPGYEYVETNDYDCCGKCVQKQCVLNLDGTMHLLNEGETWSPPENLCEHYTCMRSGDTLAALSSHIICPVFQESNCQPGTIQTAANGCCKTCVEINKACKLVSMKIRVLHHGCQSKHEVEIPYCEGSCNTFTKYSEAAAAMEHSCSCCKETRSSNRTVDLLCLNGDKLTYTYIYVEECSCGQTECTTAGLSPRRKRSSTLL; the protein is encoded by the exons ATGAGGTGGAGATCTGCGTTGTGGAGTTTCCTTGTGCTATCTGTCGCCACTTTCTCTGAGGTCCAAACCACACTGG TTTCCAACCATGTCAGCAGCATCTGCAGCACATGGGGCAGACATCACTTCAAGACCTTCGATGGTGATGTGTACCAGTTTCCCGGCATGTGTGAATACAACCTGATCTCCAACTGCCACGACTCCTATCAGCTCTTCTCAGTGCACataaagaaagcagaaaaggaCGGAAACCCGACCATCAGCTACTTGGCAATCACCATCAATGAACTTTTGTTTCACATCAGCAAGAGCTGGGTCACTGTCAACTATGAGAA aGTCCCTCTACCTTATTACAAGGCAGGAGTGCAAGTGAAAAATAATGCTGCTTACATCAAGTTTCAGAGCAAAGTTGGATTCACTGTGATGTGGAATGGAGAAGATGCTGTGATG GTGGAAATTGATGCTGACTTTGCAAACCGAACTTGTGGACTTTGTGGAGACTTCAACGGTGTCCCAGTATACAATGAGTTCATTCTTTATG ATCGTAAAATCAGCCCCATTGAGTTTGGCAACAAATACAAAGCCCACCACCCAAATGATGAGTGCGAGGACCCTTATGAGGAAGAATTACTGGAGGATGTGGCTGTCTCAGATTCCTGCAAGGAATTT CTAACTCTCTgcgaaaacatgtttttgtcagAGTCCTGGAGCTCATGCACTAAACTGATTAACCCTGAAGTTTACATCCAGGCCTGTGTAAAGGACATGTGTGGCTGCAAGAACAATACCAATGACTTCTGTGCCTGCAGCACGCTGTCTGAGTTTTCTCGACAGTGTTCCCATGCAGGAGGACAGCCTCCCAACTGGAGGACAACTCAGTTCTGTG CCAAAGAATGCCCTTACAACATGGTGTATGAAGAAAGTGGTTCCCATTGCATGGATACTTGCACACATCAGGACACAAGTTCACTCTGTGAGGACCACAAAATGGACGGCTGCTTCTGTCCTTCTG GAACGGTGTTTGATGATATTTCTGAGAGAGGCTGTATTCCTCAGTCTGAATGTCAGTGCAAGCATGATGAAATCTACAATACTGGAGAGGTTTACCGACAAGATCAAGAGGAATG cacaTGCTTTGAGGGAATGTGGGATTGCATCACTCTAGAAACACCGGCTACATGTGCAGTTGAACAAGGTTCATATTTCACTACTTTTGATGGGAAAACTTACACTTTCCATGGGGATTGTTACTACACTCTGGCAAAGGTGGAAAGCAAG GATGGAGCGAGCCCAAACTTTACCCTCCTGGCCCAGCTGGTGCCTTGTGCTCACCAACAGTTTGACACATGTCTGAAGTCTCTTAAAATCCTGCTAAACAATGACAGAAATAGC GTGCTATCATTCACCTCTGATGGTGTAGTTCAACAGAACATGCAGACTGTCACTTTGCCGTACCAATCAG gAGACATCGACATTTTCCACGCCTCATCCTTTCACATCATGCTGCAGACCAGATTTGGGTTGCAGATTCAGATCCAGCATGTCCCTCTCATGCAAATCTACATCAGCCTGGAGCAAAGCTTACAGATCAAAGACACGTG TCAGT GTTTATGTGGGAACTTCAACATGATCTTGAGTGATGAAATGAAGACTCCTCAGGGGATCGTGGAGGGAACTGCAGCGACCTTCAGCAACTCTTGGAAGGCTAACCTCATGTGCTCAGACACTGAGGAAAGACTTGATGATCCATGTTCCCTCAGTTTGGAAAATG AGATGTATGCCAAACACTGGTGCGCCTTACTTATGAGTCCAGACAGTGCTTTTGCCCAGTGCCGATCGGTGGTGGATCCCGAGATGTTTCAcaag CGATGTATCTACTCCACCTGTAGTTGTGAGAAGAGCGAGGCGTGTTTGTGTGCCGTCTTCTCTTCTTATGCTCGAGCTTGTGCAGAAAAGGGAGTTTTCCTGACAAACTGGAGAGAGAATGTGTGTG ATACAGACACAAAGAGCTGCCCAGCATCTCAGACCTTCTCTTACACACATCAGAGATGCCAGCTGACATGCAGGTCTTTGAGCTCGGAGCAGCAGAGCTGCACCTCGGACTTCTTGCCTGTGGACGGCTGCTCCTGTGCTGAGGGTCTCTACTTGAATGAAAATGGCCTTTGTGTTCCAGTGGAAAAATGTTCCTGCTTCTATAATGACAATTACATTAATCCAGGGACATCCATCAACATCAGAGATGAGCACTG TGTGTGCAATAATGGAATACTTCATTGTCGTTCTTGGAGAAGCCGCGTGTCAT tgTGTCCTTAtccaaaagtttttttcaacTGTTCCTCTGCGACAGCAGGAGAACTTGGACTAAAGTGTGCTAAAGCTTGTTCGAATCTGGAAAGTGATGAATGT GTTTTTACAGAGTGTGAGTCTGGCTGTCGGTGTCCCGAAGGCCTTCTTGAAGACGGCAAAGGGAACTGTGTGAAAGAGGCTGACTGTCCTTGTAAGCATAACGGACATATTTTTGCTCCCGGAGCAGTGATTCCTAACCTGTGCAATACCTG CAATTGTAAAAGTGGAAAATGGCAGTGCACTGAGAAAAAATGCCCAGCTTCTTGCATTATTTATGGAAGTGGGCACTACAACACATTTGATCAAAGGCCATATGGATTTCAGGGTGAATGTGGTTACATCGCTGTCGcg aataaatgtggcaacaaaacagctgaaaacaaCTTTGGAGTTATTACAGAAAATGTACCCTGTGGCTCTTCGGGAACCACCTGCTCCAAAACTGTCAGAATTCAACTTGGG CGAACAGAAATCAAACTAATGAAGGGTAAATACGTAGAGGAAGATCTGGGACATGGCGTCCTGATTCAGTACAGAATAAGGAGGGTCGGCTTGTACCTGGTGGTAGAATCAAAAATTGGTCTGGCGGTGATATGGGATCGAAAAACAGCTGTTCGCATCCTTCTGGAGCCCCAGCACAGC GGTTCAGTGTGTGGCTTGTGTGGAAATTTTGATGGAAATGGACTGAACGACTTCACCACCCAGGGTCAGCTGGTAGTGAGCAACCCTCTAGAGTTTGCAAACAGCTGGAAAGTTCAGAGCACTTGCCCAGATAAGGAAGAGATTGTGGATTCTTGTGTAGCTGCACCGATGAGACATCAATGGGCAAAAATGATGTGCAGCATCGTAACAGGGGAGACATTCAAAGACTGCCACTCTAAG GTTGATCCCCGCCCTTTCTATGATAACTGTGTGAAAGACTCGTGTGCCTGCGACACTGGAGGAGACTGTGAGTGTTTCTGCTCAGCTGTCGCAGCCTACGCTCAGGCTTGCAATGAGGCTGGAGTTTGTGTTAGATGGAGAACCCCAGACATTTGCC ctgttttttgtgATTACTATAACAACCCAGATGATTGTACATGGCACTACAGCCCTTGCCACACACCTTGTTACAAGACCTGTTTGAACCCACAAGGAATTTGTAACAACCCGATACCTAATCTGGAGG GTTGTTATCCAGTATGCCCAGAAGATAAGCCAATTTTTGATGAGAAGAATCAGACCTGTGTGGAAGAATGTGCCTATTGCTTGTACAATGGGACAATATATGAAGATAATGATGTGATATACAATGTCACTGACAACATGGGAATGTGCTACTATGCAATCTGCATTAATACAACTGTGATACAGCACAAGT CAACTCCAGAGCCAAGCACCACAAACAAAAGCTCCCCCTACGACAACTACAGagacaactacaaccacaaaaacTACAACTGCACCTCCCACTACGACAACTACAGagccaacaacaaccacaaaaacTACAACTGCACCTCCCACCACAACAACTCCAGAGCCTCCCACAACTACAACTCCCACTACGACAACACCAAAGCCTCctacaaccacaactacaactgcCCCTACGACAACTGCAGagccaacaacaaccacaaaaacTACAACTGCACCTCCCACTACGACAACTCCAGAGCCTCCCACAACTACAACTCCCACTACAACAACTCCAAAGCCTCctacaaccacaactacaactcccCCTACGACAACTACAGagccaacaacaaccacaaaaacTACAACTGCACCTCCCACTACAACAACTCCAGAGCCTCCCACAACTACAACTCCCACTACGACAACTCCAAAGCCTCCTACAACTACAACTCCCCCTACGACAACTACAGAGCCTcccacaaccacaactacaactcccCCTACAACAACTACAGAGTATCCCACAACCAAAACTACAACTCCCCCTACAACAACTACAGAGTATcccacaaccacaactacaactcccACTACGACAACTTCAGAGCCTcccacaaccacaaccacaactccCCCTACAACAACTACAACTGCACCTCCCTCTACCACAACTTCTGTCATAACTCCATGCCTTCCAACAACTT AGccaacaaccacaactaccACTCCTCCTACGACAACTCCAGagacaactacaaccacaactacCACTCCCCCTACAACAACTACAGagacaactacaaccacaactacatCTCCCCCTACAACAACTACAGAGTATcccacaaccacaactacaactcccACTACGACAACTCCAAAGCCTcccacaaccacaactacaactcccCCTACGACAACTCTAGAGccaccaacaaccacaaaaacTACAACTGCACCTCCCACTACGACAACTCCAAAGCCTCCCACAACTACAACTCCCACTACGACAACTCCAAAGCCTcccacaaccacaactacaactcccCCTACAACAACTCCAGagacaactacaaccacaactacatCTCCCCCTACAACAACTACAGAGTATcccacaaccacaaccacaactacaactccGACTACGACAACTCCAAAGCCTcccacaaccacaactacaactcccCCTACAACAACTCCAGagacaactacaaccacaactacaactcccCCTACGACAACTACAGagccaacaacaaccacaaaaacTACAACTGCACCTCCCACTACGACAACTCCAAAGCCTCCCACAACTACAACTCCCACTACGACAACTCCAAAGCCTcccacaaccacaactacaactcccCCTACAACAACTCCAGagacaactacaaccacaactacatCTCCCCCTACAACAACTACAGAGTATcccacaaccacaactacaactccGACTACGACAACTCCAAAGCCTcccacaaccacaactacaactcccCCTACAACAACTCCAGagacaactacaaccacaactacaactcccCCTACGACAACTACAGagccaacaacaaccacaaaaacTACAACTGCACCTCCCACTACGACAACTCCAAAGCCTcccacaaccacaactacaactcccCCTACAACAACTCCAGagacaactacaaccacaactacaactcccACTACGACAACTTCAGAGCCTcccacaaccacaactacatCTCCCCCTACAACAACTACAACTGCACCTCCCTCTACCACAACTTCTGTCATAACTCCATGCCTTCCAACAACTT AGccaacaaccacaactaccACTCCTCCTACGACAACTCCAGagacaactacaaccacaactacCACTCCCCCTACAACAACTACAGagacaactacaaccacaactacatCTCCCCCTACAACAACTACAGAGTATcccacaaccacaactacaactcccACTACGACAACTCCAAAGCCTcccacaaccacaactacaactcccACTACGACAACTCCAAAGCCTcccacaaccacaactacaactcccCCTACAACAACTCCAGagacaactacaaccacaactacaactcccCCTACGACAACTCTAGAGccaccaacaaccacaaaaacTACAACTGCACCTCCCACTACGACAACTCCAAAGCCTCCCACAACTACAACTCCCACTACGACAACTCCAAAGCCTcccacaaccacaactacaactcccCCTACAACAACTCCAGagacaactacaaccacaactacatCTCCCCCTACAACAACTACAGAGTATcccacaaccacaaccacaactacaactccGACTACGACAACTCCAAAGCCTcccacaaccacaactacaactcccCCTACAACAACTCCAGagacaactacaaccacaactacaactcccCCTACGACAACTACAGagccaacaacaaccacaaaaacTACAACTGCACCTCCCACTACGACAACTCCAAAGCCTCCCACAACTACAACTCCCACTACGACAACTCCAAAGCCTcccacaaccacaactacaactcccCCTACAACAACTCCAGagacaactacaaccacaactacatCTCCCCCTACAACAACTACAGAGTATcccacaaccacaaccacaactacaactccGACTACGACAACTCCAAAGCCTcccacaaccacaactacaactcccCCTACAACAACTCCAGagacaactacaaccacaactacaactcccCCTACGACAACTACAGagccaacaacaaccacaaaaacTACAACTGCACCTCCCACTACGACAACTCCAAAGCCTcccacaaccacaactacaactcccACTACGACAACTCCAGAGACAACTACAACCCAACTACATCCCCCTACAACAACTACAGA CCTcccacaaccacaactacaactcccCCTACAACAACTCCAGagacaactacaaccacaactacaactcccCCTACGACAACTCTAGAGccaccaacaaccacaaaaatTACAACTGCACCTCCCACTACGACAACTCCAAAGCCTCCCACAACTACAACTCCCACTACGACAACTCCAAAGCCTcccacaaccacaactacatCTCCCCCTACAACAACTACAGAGTATcccacaaccacaaccacaactacaactccGACTACGACAACTCCAAAGCCTCCCACAACCACAACTCCCACTACGACAACTCCAAAGCCTcccacaaccacaactacaactcccCCTACAACAACTCCAGagacaactacaaccacaactacatCTCCCCCTACAACAACTACAGAGTATcccacaaccacaactacaactccGACTACGACAACTCCAAAGCCTCCCACAACCACAACTCCCACTACAACAACTCCAAAGCCTcccacaaccacaactacaactcccCCTACAACAACTCCCACTACAACAACTCCAAA agacaactacaaccacaactacatCTCCCCCTACAACAACTACAGAGTATcccacaaccacaactacaactccGACTACGACAACTCCAAAGCCTtccacaaccacaactacaactcccCCTACGACAACTCCAGAGacaactacaacaaaaacaactacaGA Gggat TACCTCAACCTTGCCACTCAACTCCACAACTACAACTGCCACCCCACTCCCACTCCCACTTCCACACGTTATTCCTAAGTGTGATGATTGGGGTGTTTTT CAAAATGAGACCTTCTTCTTGTGCAACTGCACTATGGCCAGATGCATTGAGAACAACACAATTGAAATAATTCCATATGAGTGTCCACCCCTCCAGAACATAACTTGTGCCAATGAAAAGAAACCAGTTCTTGCGTATGATGAGTACCACTGCTGCCAACAATATGTTTGTGACT GTGTATGCGAAGGCTGGGGAGATCCTCATTACATCACATTTGATGGGTTATACTACAGTTATCAAGGAAATTGTACTTACGTTTTGATGGAGGAGATCACACCAAAATATCATTTGAAGATCTATGTTGACAATGTATTTTGTGATCCTACTGAAGACGTTTCTTGTCCAAGATCAATAATTATAGCATATGGATTTCAAGTTGTCACACTCATCAATCATAACCTTGTCGGAGCTCCACAATTAGAG GTATTAAAAAGTGGTGAAAAATTGAAGCTACCCTATGCACAACAAGGTATTAAGATTATGAGTTCTGGTATTAACTTGGTTTATGAGATCCCTGTGCTAAATGTGGTAGTTACATTTGGAATGACTGGCTTTAGTGTCAACCTGCCATATCAGTACTTTGGAAGCAACACAGAGGGTCATTGTG GGACATGCACCAACAATCAGGCC GATGACTGCAAGTTGCCGACAGGCGAACTGCTGGAAAATTGTGCAGTGATGGCAGACTATTGGCCAGCAAATGACATTTATCAACCTAACTGCCCAACACCACCTGTAGTACCCACTCAAGTTCCTGAACCACCCCTAGAACCAACTCCATGCAAGCCAGAGTCCATTTGTGATCTGCTGAAGAGCAG tgtttttgcagAATGTCATCCATTGGTTTCCCCAGACAATTTCTACAGAGGTTGTGTTTATGATAGTTGCCATGTTTCGAATCCTGCAGTAGAGTGCACAAGTTTGCAAACTTATGCTGCTGCCTGTGCTCAGGCTGGAATTTGCATCCACTGGAGAAACCACACCAAAATATGTG CTACTGACTGTCCATCAGACAAAGTTTATAAACCTTGTGGCCCTGCAGAACAGCCCACTTGTGAAGACAA tGCCGATGAATCAGCCACAAAGTTTATTACTGAGGGCTGCTTCTGTCCTGATGGAATGAAACTCTTCAACAAAGAGTCAGGAATATGTGTTGAAAAGTGTG GATGTCTCGATCCTGAAGGCATTCCTCGAGAG TTTGATGAGAGGTTTGAGTACAAATGCCAGGACTGCATTTGTGAAGAGTCTACCAAAACTGTGACTTGCAAACCAAAGACTTGCCCAGCACCACCCACTGCTAACTGCACTGatccagggtttgttgttgTGAACCAAACCAATCCTGCGGACCCCTGTTGCTATGCCTACATTTGTC AATGCGACATGAACAGATGCCCAGGAAACAGCATGAACTGTCCAGTTGGATACAAACCAGTCATCAGTGTTCCAGAGGGAAAATGCTGTCCAGAACATACATGTG AGCCTAAGCGAGTTTGTGTCCACAAGTATGTTGAATACCAG CCTGGTTCCTTAGTTCCTGTGACTGCATGCCAGGACTGTACCTGCAGCAATGAGGTCGACCCAAAATCCGGTCTGTTTAAaatagtgtgtgtgtttcaacAATGTAATGAAACCTGTGAGccg GGATATGAATATGTGGAAACTAACGATTATGACTGCTGTGGGAAGTGTGTACAGAAACAATGTGTCCTGAATTTAGATGGTACCATGCATCTCTTGAAT GAAGGAGAAACCTGGTCACCGCCTGAAAACTTGTGTGAGCACTACACCTGTATGAGGAGTGGGGACACACTAGCAGCCCTAAGTTCACACATCATTTGCCCAGTTTTCCAAGAGAGTAACTGCCAGCCT GGCACAATTCAAACAGCTGCAAATGGGTGCTGTAAAACCT gtgtgGAGATAAACAAAGCCTGCAAACTGGTGAGCATGAAAATTCGAGTTTTGCACCATGGCTGTCAGTCTAAACACGAAGTGGAAATACCGTACTGTGAGGGATCTTGCAACACATTCACTAA GTACTCCGAAGCGGCAGCTGCTATGGAACATTCTTGCTCCTGCTGCAAGGAAACGCGCTCCTCCAATCGCACCGTTGATTTGCTGTGCTTGAATGGAGACAAGCTCACCTACACCTACATTTATGTGGAGGAGTGCAGCTGCGGCCAGACAGAGTGCACAACTGCAGGGCTGTCTCCTCGCAGAAAACGAAGTTCCACGCTGCTCTGA